The Brassica oleracea var. oleracea cultivar TO1000 chromosome C6, BOL, whole genome shotgun sequence genomic interval AAAACATATATAAAGAAAATAGTTGCAAAGATAATTTGTTTTCATAGAAATAGGTCTCCAGAGATTATCTGATTATGTAACGTTACACCATCTTTATCGGCTCTTGTCCAAATCAAATATTGGTAAAAGGAATGACGGGTCATCTGATATTGGTTAGAGCGATTGGACCTTGATCTTTGAGTATTAATATTAATTTTAATTTTGGTAATTAGTTCTATATTTTTTGTCCTGAACTGTACCAGAGGAGGCGTCTAACAGTGGAATTATGATTTTCGATAAAAACACCAAAGAAAATAGAAGAACAACATTTGTAATTTTAAATTGAGTGATATAATAGTTTTTTTTTTGGTAAAAAAGTGATATAATAGTTGAGTATTTTTAAATGATTAGTTATAGGTTTAGGGTCACGTTAAACATATTTTCCCGTCGACATCACAACATTCCCATGATTCTATTTTATTTATTAAAAAATAAAATTTAGGTGCAGTTATTTTGACTGGTAAACTAGTTTAGAGTAAAACAGTTCACACTATTATAATCAGCATCGTATTTTTCATCAAGTGTTTTAGTTATATTAGCAACAAATCTTCATATAAAAATGTGAAAATATACCGCAGATAAAATAAATTTATATAATTTTTAATTTTTATTCTATTTTTAGTTTCTTTAGTTTAGCAAACAACCCCGAATAAATAAATCATCGGATAAACGGCCTTGATTACAAAATAGTTTATTTTATTTCTTAGTCACTTACCAGATAGTTTTATACAAAAGTTAAAGCCAAAACTATATAATAATAATTAATTAAATTGATTAGAGGTAGCTATTTGGATTAGAAGTGGAGCAAATTTAGGCCAAAACAATGGATTTGTAGGGAACTTTTAGCTTTGACCAAATCTCTTTGGTCCCAGTCATAATCTTTAGTGTTCCATTACACAAAAGAAACTCTTTGAATCTGACCATATGTACTAAAAAGTTTCCATCTAAAATCCATCGAGTCTCTATTTTTCTTTAAGCGTTACTTCATTATTACGGCACCAACAAAAATTGATACAGATATCATTCAAAACATAAATATCGATATTGAAATGATGTTTTAATACCACTGTTTATCGTTAGGTCTTTGAAGATAAACAATTATTCAAGGAGATAAAATTAGTGGGACCTATATAATTGTGGGATGGGTTTTGGTCACCATCAAAATGAAAAAAGCCAAAGGCATTTGAAACTAGTTGCTTTCATGTAATAATACTGTTGCATAGTTGTGAAAATAAAATATGAATAGTAAGATTCATTAATCTAACTTCTGATAGTGTTTCCATTTCTTTTTTCCTTAAAAGATGGTCGATTAATTTTTGCTGCGACAATGTGTTTTATGTTATCTGGCTATAATTTTGCATGGACCTCGAAAAACATGTAAATTGTTTTTATATAAAAACATTTTCGGAAAATATGTGTATTGTGTATTGGTGAAAGAGTCCAAAGTGTCTATTATTAATGAAGTACTGTACCAAGAAAATAGTACCAAGAATAAATAATTAAATAGAATGGTCCCCATAACTCGATTTTAATGAGTGTATTATTGGTCAATTTTCGTAGCAAAAAAACATGTGTGCAACTTTGGGTTTACGAAACTATAGGCCTATCTAATCATTTACCCGTTAGAAAACCATATACACTTTCTAATATAATCGGTAGATTTACACCAAACAACTCTTTTTTTCACCCGAAAGAAGAGTAAAGAATTGGATTACAATTACAACCTTTGACTCGAACAAAATTTCTCAAATCAACTTACTCCTAACTAGTTTTGCTCGATTCATATCCTGGCACGTTCCATTAGCTCGGATTCAAAATCCTCGAAAATCTAAAGCCGTTTTCAGCAATCAACGAGAATAATAAGGAGGAGAAATTCAACCGTTCTCAAAATTTCTCAAATCAACCAAACAACTTTTGTTTATTTTTTCTTTTCAAATTCGTTACATATAAATTATGTTTTTGAGTGAGAGTGATTATACAGTATACTATACCTCAATCAATAACTCTGACCTATGTGTATACAAAATCGTTATCAAAACTGTTCTATTACTACCAAAACTACTTCGTTTATTTTTGTCATACAATTCAAACACATACTAGTATGTTTATAGATTTAGTTAAGATTTTAGTTGCAACCAAAAATTCCTAACTTAAAAAAAAAGACTTTTCTGTTGGCTCTTTTCATAAATTTTTTTGTTTAAGAACAATTTGAGCGTATTTCTGACATCATAAATAGAAACATTTTTTAATGAGACAGGGCAGAAAAAGATAACAGAGGAAGACACTTTGACCTTTCCCTGAACAAAAACCAGACAAACCCTTTCTGTCTATCTGATAATAAACCACACTCTTCTTCTTACCTTCTCTTCCCTCTATCTCTCTCTCTTTTGCTTTTCCGCAAAGGTCTCTCTCTCTCTCTCTCTCTCTCTCTCTCTCTCTCTCTCTCTCTTCAGTATTCTTCATCGATGGAAGAAAAAACCAAGAATCATCACACTAACAAACACATCCGCAACTCCAAATCAAGAACTCCTCTTCTCCACAAGCCTCCTCCTCCTTTTCACCATGTTCACACAAACCCTCTTCTTTTTCCTTCCTCTTATCCCCACCAAAGTCTCAATCTTCTATCCAGCAGTATCCACTCTAGCTACTACTACTACTACTGCTTCTACTCTCAGTTCCACAACACTCTTCCTCCTCCTCCTCCTCCTCCTCTCCCTTTTCATCCTTCTCCTCCATTACTTCCTCTTCCTCCTCCTGAGCAAAGATTCTTCAACTCAATCTCCAAACCGCTCTCTCTTCCTCCGGGTGAGCACACCATCATTCTCTCTTTTTAGCTACTTTCTTGCATGTTTGTAGGTTCTTTTGTCTGAAGGGTTTTCTCCAAGAACTATGTTCTCCAGATTATTATTATTTTATATTTTCTTATTGGACGAGGTTTTCAAGGCTAACTCCGTTTCCCCACACTATTGCTTAAATGTCAATATGGTCCTCCTCCTCCTCTCTTTTGTACTACAATAATAATACTCACTTTTTTCTTGAATGTTCTTTTGCGTGTTAATGTCTGAAAACTTTTACATAGAAAGAAACACTCTGTCTGCTTAAATACTGTACTAATTTAGTTGCATTTTTTTTTTCTTCTGAAAAACGAAAATTAAAGTCTTATTTGACTTTGACTCACCTTCTTCACCATATCTGTAATAACACAGTTGTGGAGAGAAAGCAGAAGAAGCAAGTTTTTGAACATAAAGACAACAGTAGAAACATCAAAGTGATCAGTGGGTCCACAGAAGCAGCATTAGTGGTTGCTAAAAGACCCGACTCTGGTGGTCAAGAAGGCTCTGTCATCTACCTTCTGGCCAACCATTTTCTTGTCAAGTTTGATCCTTCACAGAAGATTTACCATTACAACGTTGACATCACTCCACACCCTTCAAAAGAAATCGCTCGGCTGATCAAACAGAAGCTCGTGGAGACAGAAGGGGAAGATAGCTTCTCAGGTTCTGTTCCAGCTTTTGATGGTAGGCAAAACATTTACAGCCCTGTGGAGTTTCAAGAAGATAAGCTCGAGTTCTTTGTTAACATCCCTATCCAACCCTGCAAGACTTTGTTGAAGTGTGGTGGTGACTTGCGTGAGAAGCAACCTCAGAAGAAGACTGATAAACTGTTTAGGGTTAGCATGAGGCTTGTGTCCAAGTTTGATGGAAAGAAACAGAGTGAAAGGTGGACTCCTCTGCCTCAAGAGTACATTCATGCTCTTGATGTGATCTTGAGAGAGAATCCAACTGAGAAATGTACATCTATTGGAAGATCTTTTTACTCAAGCTCCATGGGTGGATCCAAGGAGATTGGAGGAGGATCCGTTGGACTCAGAGGGTTTTTCCAGAGCCTTAGACAGACTCAGCAAGGTTTAGCCCTAAACATAGACCTCTCAATAGCAGCATTCCATGAAAGCATTGGGGTAATAGCTTACTTGCAGAAGAAGCTAGAGTTTCTCAAGGATCTCTCTAGGAACAAAGGCAGAGAGCTTAGCTTGGAAGAAAGGAGAGAAGTGGAGAAAGCTCTTAAGAACATAAGAGTCTTTGTTTGCCATAGGGAAACTGTTCAAAGGTACCGTGTTTTCGGGTTAACAGAGGAGATCACCGAGAGCTTATGGTTTCAGGATAGAGATGGGAAGCAGTTAAGGGTTATGAGTTACTTCAAAGATCATTATGGTTATGAGATTCAGTACAAGAGCTTGCCGTGTCTTCAGATTAGTAGGACAAGACCTTGTTACCTTCCTATGGAGCTGTGTGTGATATGTGAAGGACAAAAGTTTCTTGGGAAGCTTTCAGATGATCAAACTGCAAAGATTATGCAAATGGGTTGTCAAAGACCTAATGAAAGGAAAGATACTATTGATAAAGTCATGTCAGGACCGGTCGGTCCATCAAGGTAAACTCAATTAATTGTTCTTTGTGCCCTAAAACATCAGTTAGGGTTTAATCTTTTTGCTTCTTTTGTTTTAACAGTGGGAACCAAACGAGAGAGTTCAACTTGGAGGTCACTAGAGAGATGACATTGCTGAAAGGAAGAGTCCTTCAGCCTCCAAAGCTGAAACTTGACAGGCCAAGGAGCCTTGTAGTTAAAGGAACTCGATGGGCTTTGATGAGTATTGGAGGCAGCTCAGATCAGAAATCTACCGTTCCAAAGTTCATACACGAGCTTACTCAAAAATGTGAG includes:
- the LOC106300964 gene encoding protein argonaute 7-like — translated: MEEKTKNHHTNKHIRNSKSRTPLLHKPPPPFHHVHTNPLLFPSSYPHQSLNLLSSSIHSSYYYYYCFYSQFHNTLPPPPPPPLPFHPSPPLLPLPPPEQRFFNSISKPLSLPPVVERKQKKQVFEHKDNSRNIKVISGSTEAALVVAKRPDSGGQEGSVIYLLANHFLVKFDPSQKIYHYNVDITPHPSKEIARLIKQKLVETEGEDSFSGSVPAFDGRQNIYSPVEFQEDKLEFFVNIPIQPCKTLLKCGGDLREKQPQKKTDKLFRVSMRLVSKFDGKKQSERWTPLPQEYIHALDVILRENPTEKCTSIGRSFYSSSMGGSKEIGGGSVGLRGFFQSLRQTQQGLALNIDLSIAAFHESIGVIAYLQKKLEFLKDLSRNKGRELSLEERREVEKALKNIRVFVCHRETVQRYRVFGLTEEITESLWFQDRDGKQLRVMSYFKDHYGYEIQYKSLPCLQISRTRPCYLPMELCVICEGQKFLGKLSDDQTAKIMQMGCQRPNERKDTIDKVMSGPVGPSSGNQTREFNLEVTREMTLLKGRVLQPPKLKLDRPRSLVVKGTRWALMSIGGSSDQKSTVPKFIHELTQKCEHLGVFLSKNTMSTTFFEPSHILNNVSLLELKLKEIQRAASSNLQLIICVMERKHKVYGDLKRIAETKIGVVTQCCLYPNITKLNSQFVSNLALKINAKIGGTMSELYNSIPSHIPRLFRLDEPVIFMGADVTHPHPFDDCSPSVAAVVGSINWPEANRYVSRMRSQTHRQEIIQDLDVMVKELLEDFHKALKKLPNRIIFFRDGVSETQFKKVLQEELQSIKAACSNFDHYNPTITFAVVQKRHHTRLFRRDPVCRHENIPPGTVVDTVITHPKEFDFYLCSHLGAKGTSRPTHYHILWDENEFTSDELQRLVYNLCYTFVRCTKPVSIVPPAYYAHLAAYRGRLYIERSSETNGGSMNPSCVSRVGPPRTIPLPKLSDNVKNLMFYC